DNA from Labrus bergylta chromosome 3, fLabBer1.1, whole genome shotgun sequence:
AGAGTATACAATTGTGATTACATTTAATTAATGCaaattgtttttacatgttcatTTAAGGCAGGGGTATCTGAGACGTGGACCAGCAGGTCCTGCAAATGTGACTGTGAAGGAGGTGAAACCCCGACTGAGTTTTCCACCATCGGCTCTGGCTCCATGGTGCGAGGAGTGGACTGCATGCCCGGTATGATCCATCAAACacagccaaaacacaaacactgttagTCTTCTGTGTCAGGAAACCTTTCCTCTTAATACACCCGTTGATTCATGCAAAAAGAAGGGCTTTCACTGATTAAATCAATCTGATTGAATTATGAAACTATTAAAATAGTTGTATACAGGCGTGAACTATGATGGCAAGTGTAAGATTAAACAATGAACTTGCAAAGGTAGGCAGAATGAGAGAGGGAAAACAAATATTCAAGTGCGTATATGTCTGGCTGCTGTAGGccttcaacatgtttttgaaataGATTAACAATTGgtaaaatattttcttgttAAAACGGATATTTTTCTTGTGGAATCCATGAAAAGTAAAATAACTTGAATTGTAGACCAGATAAAACATAACTCTTTACATTTAAGAGGCTGAAACCCCTCACTTTAGGGTTTGAACTGTCAAAATAGTTGGCTGTTCAAATCTTGTCCATTGTTTAACCAACAAATCCTTTAAGCTCCACAGTGCTGATTAAACAGATAGAAGGTGAATCTCTatatgcacatgcacatgcatgaGTGCATTAGACTCCAGATTTGACACCACAGGGTGGACATGCTCCACTGGACATCGTCAGAGAAGATGATGCAGATGGAgctttgaaaaagaaacacaaacacctccACCGAAGCTACACAGTCCTCTTCATCTACTATTCCTGTTTAGTTGAAAATGAGCTCTGCATCTGGATTTTAATTGAGAGAAATAAGTGGAATTTTTTAACTCTAATGAGGGCACATCATGTTAGAGAAATGTTATAAAAGCATCTGTCTTTTAATCTTAACACTGGACTTGTAGTAGGGTCAATATGGAGGGAGAAAATGCTATCATCACTGAGTCCTGACTTTGTAAACAACAGGCAACTAAAATCTCATAAGAATGTCCATTAGCTGCAGATGTGGTATTTTTTCGATCATATCGATCTTCCTGTTTTCCTGCAAACAGATCTCagtcaaaaaacaaatgaagataaAACATGGGAAAGCCTTTAAGACCTGACTTGAAATGTGGGCTTTGGAGATCAAAGAAGGGGCGCCTGAAGAGTTAATCATCATTGAAGGGTTTTCCTCAGTAAATCAACGTGTGTCAAATGAGCTGCAATCACTAGGCAACCGTTGATTGACAGGAGAGGAAGTTGGGCAGATGATCATTATCTCAGAGCATTTTGCTCAGATTGTGGGGCTCATGATAGACTGTGCCCATCGCACAATCACAGAAACCAGTAATTACCACAACATGGGGCCAGTGATGATAAGTGATGAGGGGAGACAGAATGTCTTCTACTTTATTCTCAGTGTGTCACATTTCTCCATTGATTCAATAAtctgaatgtgttttatttcagtccTCAAATACATTCAGGAGGAACAAGTGTCTTTCACATTGCTGTTATGTAAACACTTATCTCCTGactcacacactgctgctgctgctgctgctgctgctgctgctgtacacATTGTAATACAGGGATTAGACAGGATGTGACCCTGCACAGGTTAGGCTTAATCCAGTAGTAAACAGAAGTGCAGCAGGTTTCAGCTCTGAGCATCCACAGCTGATGTTTCATGaactttaaacagaaaaaaactcaaGCATGTCAAGCTCTCCCTATTTATATATTCATAAAATGCAATTACATAGTCCACTCAGGTCttgctttaatgtgattttaGTGGAATTAAAAAGGTTGAATGGCAGATGAAAACATGCTCGCAACACAGAGCTAAAGCTGCGGAGAGGAGAACATGGCCATCTGTCTGCCTGCTGCCCTAATGGACATCACTGATCTCTCTCAGTGTGGAGAATTAAACTGCAGGCTTTTAGGAGGGGATGTGGGTCACACAGGAGGGGGCTTTAGGGAGCTAAAGGGTGTGAGCATGGAGAGAGTAGAAAGGATAGAGAGATGGAGAATTAAACGGCTTAGCACTgatcatttcagtgtttcactGCTAATCTgacatctctgtgttttatcctCCATCCCAGTGATGACCTTCAAATCCATGTGGCCTGGAGGTCTTTAGGTGATATACAATAACTAATAATCACACAAgagatttacattttacagcctCTGTGTCTATGGTCTTTCTGCAGAGTGTCCATACCACAGGCCTCTGGGCTTTGAGGCTGGATCAGTGAGTCCGGAGCAGATCACCTGCTCTAACCAGGACCAGTACACCGGCTGGTTCTCCTCATGGCTCCCCAGCAGGGCCCGCCTCAACACTCAGGGTTTCGGGTAagaaaaagtccaaaatgtTTCTATCAAATTGGGGGTTTAACTCAAAAACAGAAGACCAGGATGCAGACTGAAAGAAGAATCCATTGcaacaaaaatggaaaaaaggcTTACAATAGGGAATATAATATTACAAAAATGTCATGACTAGAAACAAAGtggcagagaaacagagaaagaaaaaataccCTGTTAATGTTTGGGTAATCAGACAAAGGTGAGACAATTGAAAACTGACTTCATCAATCACGTAGTTTCAGTTCCAACTATGTTGAATACATGAGGcaacctgaaaaaaaatgaagaaatgaagacaacagcaaacaaactTGCAATTCCTGaattgtccacttgaggttgtATGGCTCTCAAAGTTAGATCCCATATTAAATGTCCTCTTatactgcagaaataaacatgtttacagtctggtactAGAAATGGTTTTCGTCTCAAGAgcttatttctttattcaagGTTGTCGAATAAGCTATTGAAAAATATGGAATTAAACCACAATCTACAAATGTTCATTACGTATTTTACCATGTGGTTATTTGAATATTATTTGACCACAAATTAAACGTTTAACAGTAtggttatttcattttaaacgGCACTTGTTGTTTGGCCTGTGAGCTCTGTCATTGGATAGTCTGAAGAgttgcaatgcattgtggggcaGTTGAGTATGTGAGCTGCCGTACGCAAAAATTACTAACTTTAAATTAAGAACGCATTACATACTATATTAGACGTCACACTTGAAATtatgtgatttcaaacacagCCATTAAAATAGGAACGGGTAATGCacaaaattaaaacaggaaattatTACTGAACTATCTATAGAATGAAATTGAAACTATTTcaagatacaaataaaaacattagcaGCATCATGTAACCGCGTGTATTTTGATTGTTTGACAACAAATGCATGGATCtgttcagattttaaaacattaaatgttgCTCCCGCCAGACACAGTCGACTGTTCTGCCTCAGTGAGAGACCCTCGTAAACAAACGTCTGAACGCGCCATCTGTCAGGAACAGACAGAATGAGCAGAAATGCACTCAAACAAAACGTGACCCATCGCTCGTTCTGTATATTAAGGTGCATTTGGTGAGGTTGGCATGCAAATATGCTCCTGCTTAAAGacatacaaatatacaaataaatagaaataatcaTCATGCACCGAGAGCTGCATGACAAGATATGCTTTCAGAAATTGCTATGAGCTGTCACCTGTCTGTAGAGATGTACAGGTGTGCTTCAAGGTCCAATGACATCATAAAAGGGTGTGGTTAAAGGTACCAGAGGGCATACACCCGACCAACAACAAACATGGAACCTTTGATTAGAGAGGGAAGCAAGAATCAGCGTTTTATCCTGGCTTTACATTCATCTTTAAGGATGCATTCAGGGAAActtctaacttttttttgataaagtgatggaagaAATACGAATATGATATTTCGAGTTAAACTGCATAGCCTGACATGTTGCATCATATTCACTATGGATTATATGCTTGTGTTCCTCATGCAGGTGTGCCTGGCTGTCTAAGTTCCAGGACAGCAGTCAGTGGCTGCAGATCGACCtgatggaggtgatggtggTCTCAGGGATCCTCACTCAGGGCCGCTGTGACGCTGATGAGTGGGTCACAAAATACAGCGTTCAATACCGATCAGATGAAAAACTCAACTGGATCTATTACAAAGACCAGACTGGAAACAACCGGGTCAGTTTAAACCCTGTCATAATGGTTCAGCCTTTTCAACTATTACTGATCTTTCATTTGGATAGTTATGGCTTCAAGGCTTCTTACAAATGAACGCTTATAAAATTGTTTCTTTGCAACATGTTTTGAGACATTGTCATTCATTAATTAAAtgatctttaaaataatttttcatTCACCCTTGTGTTGCCGCTGTCATTCATTCAAAGCTCTTCCATCCTGACTTTGACCCCTCTTTCCTCAGGTGTTCTATGGAAACTCTGACCGCTCCTCGTCTGTGCAGAACCTCCTTAGGCCGCCCATCGTGGCGCGCTACATCCGCATCCTCCCGCTCGGATGGCATACACGCATCGCTCTGCGTCTGGAGCTGCTGCTCTGCATGAACAAATGCATGTGAACTTCTCTCCTCCAAGCGTCCCCCGAGGCCTCGTCCCAAATCGTAACCTAAAGCCCCAATTCTAGAGTGTGTGATCCATATCATATTGTCCACAGATTGTCCTGCAGAAGAACCACAAGTTAAGCCGAAAGGtcctgtaaaaacatttaaactacaaagaaaacagagttaAGATATTTGTTTGATATGCAGAATGAGCCTTCATTCACCCTACTCTCCGTTGTCTGTGTCGGACCAGTCTCACGCTGCAGGCTTTAATCGGCTGAGTTCTCAGTAGATTAGtccatttgaaatgaaatggcATAAATTCAAAGCAATAATTAGGTTTGAAGAGAGAGGGGCAGCGTTGCTATGGAGGTTTGATATCCTGGTCTGAGACAAAAACGTGTCCTCCTGTGACCGGTCTGATCAGTTCTGTCTGCTACACCTGAAATTTTCCTGCTAAACTGTGGATGTATGCTTCTGCACCTCCCAGATGGTCTCTccccttcattaaaaaaaaagaaagaggaaaagctgttaaatattttttttcaaactgccGACAAAGCCCAAGAAAAGACCAAAAGTATTGATCCTACTAACCAGTTTGGATTGTGATCTGTAtttgtgtaaaatatttttttttgttaaatttctgaaaacaattcaaaacaCATCAGTGAGCCGTACTGCCACCGTACAGAGAACATGGTCACTTGAGTTTATATCAAGTAACACAAACATTGTAACGTTGCTCCAAATACTCCGTTTCAATGAGGATCAAATGTGTATTCATACGCTTCTGGAAATAGTCCCTAAAATATTTCAGAGTACTGTTGCTAACAGTTACAGCCCcctgctgttttcagtttttagttTTGCTTTCTAAAAAAAGTtccaatgattttttttttatacataaatGTACGTCTTCAGTAAAGTGTGAGACAGAATCATGTCTCCTGACAACAACAGTTTTGGGATTTTTGGTCTTTTCATGAGATTTGTTGGTACCAAGTAAATCTgaaatcaaagcaggcttttctTGTTAAATCTACCTGtgatttcacttcctgttttgccTTTGGTGTTTGTAAAAACTTGTGATTATCTCAGGCACTCGTTACTTAATATCACTCTGTTGTGCTTTATAAAGATTGAGGGTTGCAAAACTCACTTAATATGCAAATCTGGTTTTGTACTGTGGTTCACtcctggcttttttttttctgtattatttCAATTCAGTTTCCCATGATGCTTTGAGAATACATttcagggacttttttttttctctgcatgtgtgATCCTTATTGTATCCTTTTCcttgattaaatcaataaataaaaccatctcatgttgtgtgtgcgtctgtgatacaaaacaaacatatgaGCCGTTCAAAAATGTACAGTTGGCTTTTATTATGAGACCCAATCGTTTTTAAAGTAGAATGGTCAGTATAGATACGCTCTATTATTTCTATTTACACCCTGTAAGAAGTGGGAAacagtttaatgaaaaaaaaggaactcatGTTTTAGGGAACACATTCatatttgtaaaagaaaaattcTCCTCAGTTCTGAGTAGATGTGATTTACGGGCCGGGGGGGGGGTTGAAGCCTCCGATTCCATCTGAAGGGTTTCGACAGTGAGCTAATGTAAGGCTTCAGGTCACTGGCAAGGCAAGCTTTGTCATCACTCTGTCCCATAAATGATCCCACATCAGCAGTCGTTTACAATCATCCACAATCAGGATTTCCTTAATACacaacggggggggggggcagtttaAGCCGACCAAGGTCACGTTCAAGGACAAACGTATTGCAGAGCATGTTTTGATATTATATGTGGACACTTAACGTCAATTACAGTCTCCTTCTCTTTGCTATATCGGGCTCCAATTTAACTAGCCTCTGATTTGACTAGAACGATCTGCTTCAGTCTGACTCTCTCAGTCAATGTTATTGCTTTCAATCACACAGGTGGTCaattggtttttatttttcttgtttgtgaATTTTCATCCGATTGACAgatgagaaacaaaacatgattttatttttttttttgtcttggatTTGCACAAATTTATTCCATTCCCTGTTTCTGTGATATAACAGCTTCTCTTCTCACTTTAAGttttaaaaccacagaagaagaaaaaaagaataaagtgaAGACTGCGAGGAAAACTCTGCGGTGTATTCTGACCAGGCCACAAATAGTGTTTTGTTCTAACTTTGCATCGTCCACATGTCAGGAACGAGTAAATGCTTTCATGAGTGAACCCAGTTCAGTGAAGTCATCCCTGATCATGGCTAGAAATATTC
Protein-coding regions in this window:
- the rs1a gene encoding retinoschisin 1a → MRTALGSKMALSAKRFLLALLLLGVNVFISIHAQEAGVSETWTSRSCKCDCEGGETPTEFSTIGSGSMVRGVDCMPECPYHRPLGFEAGSVSPEQITCSNQDQYTGWFSSWLPSRARLNTQGFGCAWLSKFQDSSQWLQIDLMEVMVVSGILTQGRCDADEWVTKYSVQYRSDEKLNWIYYKDQTGNNRVFYGNSDRSSSVQNLLRPPIVARYIRILPLGWHTRIALRLELLLCMNKCM